One part of the Clostridiaceae bacterium genome encodes these proteins:
- the rpoC gene encoding DNA-directed RNA polymerase subunit beta', giving the protein MFELNNFDSIRIGLASPEKIREWSRGEVKKPETINYRTLKPERDGLFCERIFGPQKDWECHCGKYKRIRYKGIVCDRCGVEVTRSKVRRERMGHIELAAPVSHIWYFKGIPSRMGLILDMSPRALEKILYFAAYVVIDPGQTPLSKKQLLTEREYRDSLEKFGPKFKAGMGAEAVKQLLEEIDLDQLSKELRAELENVTGQKRVRTIKRLEVVEAFRNSGNRPEWMILDVIPVIPPELRPMVQLDGGRFATSDLNDLYRRVINRNNRLKRLLDLGAPDIIVRNEKRMLQEAVDALIDNGRRGRPVTGPGNRSLKSLSDMLKGKQGRFRQNLLGKRVDYSGRSVIVVGPELKIYQCGLPKEMALELFKPFVMKKLVNDGLAHNIKSAKRMVERVRNEVWDVLEEVIKDHPVLLNRAPTLHRLGIQAFEPVLVEGRAIKLHPLVCTAYNADFDGDQMAVHVPLSAEAQAEARFLMLSANNLLKPQDGRPVVVPTQDMVLGSYYLTIEREGEKGEGKVFSCPEEVLMAYDEKVIGLHARIKVRMTKNIDGKQVSKLIETTAGRLIFNEAIPQDLGFVDRTNPDEMFNLEISFLVDRKALGKIIDRCIKTHGTTETAIVLDKIKALGFKYSTRGAITIGISDMIIPEIKKRYIEEAEAKIENIMKQYKRGLISEDERYNSVISTWTEASENITSALMASLDRFNPLYMMANSGARGNINQIKQLAGMRGLMADTQGKTLEIPIKANFREGLNVLEYFISTHGARKGLADTALRTADSGYLTRRLVDVSQDVIVREVDCGTDKYIEVSDILDGNDVIEDLEERITGRFAAEDIVNPETGEVIVEKDTMISSDIAGKIVKAGIQKVKIRSILTCNARYGVCAKCYGSNLATGEMVNVGEAVGIVAAQSIGEPGTQLTMRTFHTGGVAGDDITQGLPRVEELFEARKPKGLAVISEIAGTIKINESKKKREIIVTSDSGEAKSYLIPYGSRIKVQDGDTVEAGDELTEGSVNPHDILKIKGVKAVQSYLLQEVQRVYRFQGVDINDKHIEIIIRQMMKKIKVEDAGDTRLLPGGLVDRFEFEKENEEAIKNNLKPATGKVALLGITKASLATDSFLSAASFQETTRVLTEAAIKGKIDPLVGLKENVIIGKLIPAGTGMSRYKDIQITTSAE; this is encoded by the coding sequence GTGTTTGAACTAAACAACTTTGATTCAATAAGAATAGGTTTGGCTTCTCCTGAAAAAATCAGGGAATGGTCAAGGGGAGAAGTAAAAAAACCCGAAACCATAAACTACAGGACGCTAAAACCTGAGAGGGATGGCCTCTTTTGTGAAAGAATATTCGGACCTCAAAAAGACTGGGAATGTCATTGCGGTAAATATAAAAGAATAAGGTATAAAGGAATAGTATGTGATAGATGTGGAGTTGAAGTAACCCGTTCAAAAGTCAGAAGGGAGAGAATGGGTCATATTGAGCTGGCTGCTCCGGTATCTCATATATGGTATTTTAAAGGTATACCCAGCAGGATGGGTTTAATACTTGATATGTCTCCACGTGCTTTGGAGAAAATACTTTATTTTGCAGCTTATGTTGTAATTGACCCCGGGCAGACTCCTCTTTCCAAGAAACAGCTTCTTACAGAAAGAGAATACAGAGACAGTCTTGAAAAATTCGGACCCAAATTTAAGGCAGGTATGGGTGCAGAAGCTGTAAAACAACTTCTTGAAGAAATTGACCTGGACCAGCTGTCAAAAGAATTAAGGGCAGAACTTGAGAATGTAACTGGTCAGAAAAGAGTAAGAACTATAAAAAGGCTTGAGGTTGTGGAAGCTTTCAGAAATTCCGGTAACAGGCCGGAATGGATGATATTGGATGTTATTCCGGTTATTCCTCCTGAGTTGCGTCCAATGGTACAGCTGGACGGCGGCCGCTTTGCCACATCCGATTTAAATGACCTGTACAGGAGAGTAATAAACAGAAATAACAGGTTAAAAAGATTATTGGATTTAGGTGCACCTGATATTATTGTAAGAAACGAGAAAAGAATGCTTCAGGAAGCAGTAGATGCTCTTATTGATAACGGAAGAAGAGGCAGGCCGGTAACAGGTCCAGGGAACAGATCCCTCAAATCTCTTTCCGATATGTTGAAAGGTAAACAGGGAAGATTTCGTCAGAACCTGCTAGGTAAGCGTGTTGACTATTCAGGACGTTCTGTTATAGTAGTTGGACCTGAGCTGAAAATATACCAGTGCGGACTTCCTAAAGAAATGGCACTGGAACTGTTTAAACCATTTGTAATGAAGAAACTTGTTAATGATGGCCTTGCTCATAATATAAAAAGTGCCAAGAGAATGGTTGAAAGGGTAAGAAACGAAGTATGGGATGTACTTGAAGAGGTTATCAAAGACCATCCTGTACTGTTGAACCGTGCTCCAACGCTTCATAGACTTGGAATACAGGCATTTGAACCGGTTCTTGTAGAAGGAAGAGCAATAAAACTTCATCCTCTGGTTTGTACTGCATATAATGCCGACTTTGATGGAGACCAAATGGCGGTACACGTTCCTTTATCGGCAGAAGCACAGGCAGAAGCAAGATTCCTTATGCTCTCCGCAAACAACCTGTTAAAACCACAGGATGGCAGACCTGTTGTTGTACCTACACAGGATATGGTTTTAGGAAGTTACTATCTTACAATTGAGCGTGAGGGAGAAAAGGGAGAAGGTAAGGTATTTAGTTGTCCTGAGGAAGTATTAATGGCCTATGACGAAAAAGTTATAGGACTTCACGCACGAATAAAAGTGAGGATGACAAAGAATATTGACGGAAAGCAAGTTAGCAAGCTAATTGAAACTACTGCAGGAAGATTAATATTCAATGAAGCTATACCACAGGACCTGGGTTTTGTAGACAGAACCAATCCTGATGAGATGTTTAATCTGGAAATATCTTTCTTAGTTGACAGGAAAGCATTAGGGAAAATTATAGACAGATGCATAAAGACACACGGAACTACAGAAACTGCCATTGTTCTGGATAAAATAAAGGCTCTGGGTTTCAAATATTCAACCAGGGGAGCTATAACTATTGGTATATCAGATATGATAATACCTGAGATTAAGAAGCGCTACATTGAAGAAGCCGAAGCAAAGATAGAGAATATCATGAAGCAATATAAAAGAGGGCTTATATCAGAAGATGAAAGATATAACTCAGTAATCAGTACATGGACTGAGGCCAGTGAAAATATAACTTCAGCATTGATGGCGAGCCTGGATAGATTTAATCCATTATACATGATGGCTAATTCAGGTGCGAGAGGAAATATCAACCAGATCAAACAGTTAGCAGGTATGAGAGGATTAATGGCTGATACGCAGGGAAAAACTCTGGAAATACCAATAAAAGCTAATTTCCGTGAAGGTTTAAATGTATTGGAATACTTTATTTCAACCCATGGTGCCAGAAAAGGATTGGCAGATACAGCACTCAGAACTGCGGATTCAGGTTATCTTACCAGACGTCTTGTTGATGTCAGCCAGGATGTAATAGTAAGAGAAGTTGATTGTGGTACCGACAAATACATTGAAGTTTCTGATATCTTAGATGGCAATGATGTAATTGAAGATCTTGAAGAAAGAATTACCGGAAGATTTGCTGCCGAGGATATTGTTAATCCGGAGACAGGTGAAGTAATAGTAGAAAAAGATACAATGATAAGCAGTGATATAGCCGGAAAAATTGTAAAAGCAGGTATACAAAAAGTAAAGATCAGGTCTATACTGACATGTAATGCGAGGTATGGCGTTTGTGCAAAATGCTATGGCTCTAACCTGGCAACGGGAGAAATGGTTAATGTTGGTGAAGCGGTAGGTATTGTAGCTGCTCAGTCCATCGGTGAACCCGGAACCCAGCTCACAATGAGAACATTCCATACAGGTGGTGTTGCCGGAGACGATATTACACAGGGTCTTCCTCGTGTTGAAGAGCTTTTTGAAGCAAGAAAGCCAAAAGGATTGGCAGTTATATCTGAAATTGCTGGTACCATAAAGATAAACGAATCCAAGAAAAAGAGAGAAATAATTGTTACATCCGACAGCGGGGAGGCCAAGAGTTATCTTATTCCATATGGTTCAAGGATAAAAGTCCAGGATGGAGATACAGTTGAAGCCGGTGACGAGCTGACAGAAGGTTCCGTTAATCCTCATGATATATTAAAGATTAAGGGAGTTAAAGCAGTACAGAGCTACCTGCTTCAGGAAGTTCAAAGAGTTTACAGGTTCCAGGGCGTTGATATAAATGATAAACATATTGAAATTATCATAAGACAGATGATGAAAAAGATTAAGGTTGAAGATGCCGGAGATACGAGACTCCTGCCAGGAGGACTTGTTGATAGGTTTGAATTTGAAAAAGAAAATGAAGAAGCTATAAAGAACAACCTGAAGCCGGCAACAGGAAAAGTAGCTTTACTGGGTATAACAAAAGCTTCCCTTGCAACAGATTCTTTCCTGTCTGCAGCTTCCTTCCAGGAAACTACAAGAGTACTTACAGAGGCTGCTATAAAAGGCAAGA